A single genomic interval of Pyramidobacter piscolens W5455 harbors:
- a CDS encoding ABC transporter permease, translated as MANKRRKMYLKMVTSSLIRRASRLVIAVLAVAIGATILSGLVTIYYDIPRQLGREFRSYGANLLILPKGDSKIERGDLEQVRGIIGSDRIVGMAPYRYQTVKINEQPYIIAGTDLPQAKKNSPFWYVEGDWGSAAAPGRVMVGKEIAETLNLSIGDTFTVRGVKYGRRAEASGQNLSAEENRVRDEGEQNFAKKLTVCGIVTTGGAEEGFIFADVSMLDGLIGDSFRGDVVECSVVADSEQMEELIAGLEAKMPGIQPRAVRRLTQSQDIVLGKLQALVLLVTTVVLIITMISVSTTMMAMVAERRREIALKKALGAENRLVMGELLGEGVLLGFIGSVVGVFLGFEFAQRVSLNVFGRAIDFQWPLIPVTIAIFIAITVLASILPVRRVMDIHPAIVLRGE; from the coding sequence ATGGCAAATAAAAGACGGAAGATGTACCTCAAGATGGTGACGAGTTCGCTGATCCGGCGCGCCTCGCGGCTGGTCATCGCCGTGCTGGCCGTCGCCATCGGCGCCACCATCCTCTCGGGTCTGGTGACGATCTATTACGACATCCCGCGACAGCTGGGGCGCGAATTTCGCTCCTACGGCGCCAATCTGCTGATCCTTCCCAAGGGAGATTCCAAAATCGAGCGCGGGGACCTCGAGCAGGTGCGCGGCATCATCGGTTCCGACCGCATCGTCGGCATGGCGCCGTACCGCTACCAGACGGTGAAGATCAACGAGCAGCCCTACATCATCGCCGGCACCGACCTGCCGCAGGCGAAGAAGAACAGTCCCTTCTGGTACGTGGAAGGCGACTGGGGCAGCGCCGCCGCGCCCGGCCGGGTGATGGTCGGCAAGGAGATCGCCGAGACGCTGAATTTGTCCATCGGCGACACGTTCACGGTGCGGGGCGTCAAGTACGGGCGCCGCGCCGAAGCCTCGGGGCAGAACCTGTCGGCGGAGGAGAACCGCGTCCGCGACGAGGGCGAACAGAATTTCGCCAAGAAATTGACCGTCTGCGGCATCGTCACCACCGGCGGCGCCGAGGAAGGCTTCATCTTCGCCGACGTGAGCATGCTCGACGGTCTGATCGGCGACAGCTTTCGCGGCGACGTGGTGGAATGCAGCGTCGTGGCCGATTCGGAACAGATGGAAGAGCTGATCGCCGGTCTGGAAGCGAAGATGCCCGGCATCCAGCCGCGCGCCGTGCGTCGTCTCACCCAGTCGCAGGATATCGTGCTGGGCAAGCTGCAGGCGCTGGTGCTGCTGGTCACGACGGTGGTGCTGATCATCACGATGATCTCGGTTTCCACCACGATGATGGCCATGGTCGCCGAACGCCGCCGCGAGATCGCCCTGAAAAAAGCGCTCGGCGCCGAAAACCGCCTCGTCATGGGCGAGCTGCTCGGCGAGGGCGTGCTGCTGGGATTTATCGGCAGCGTCGTCGGCGTGTTCCTCGGCTTCGAGTTCGCGCAGCGCGTCAGCCTCAACGTCTTCGGCCGGGCCATCGACTTCCAGTGGCCCCTTATCCCCGTTACCATCGCGATCTTCATCGCGATCACCGTGCTCGCTTCGATCCTGCCGGTGCGCCGGGTAATGGACATTCATCCTGCGATCGTGCTCAGGGGGGAATAA
- a CDS encoding ABC transporter permease: MFWRMIWRTLVRQKSKMLMIAFTVILGVSLSTAMMNVMLGVGDKVNRELKVYGANITVRHKEAALMNDLYGLSEGLGVTDKFLYEEDVLKLKTIFWGFNIIDFAPMLDGRAQVNGGEEVPLLGTWMQKHAVLNTGEEIDTGLRPLRNWWQIDMKGDWLGEDDDDFVMVGGPLAERLQIGVGSELTLTHNGAAKKVTVKGIFDDGGAADGQIVGTLKMVQELMDLPGKVSRLEVSALTTPDNDLARKAAQDPRSLSPDEYETWYCTAYVSAICHQIQEVVRDGVAKPVRQVAESEGTILNKTTLLMILITILSSIGSALAISNLITASVIERSQELGLLKALGAHNYQIVLLVLVEVMVTSLFGGALGYFLGIGFAQIVGRTVFGSSIEIAQMVVVIVAVILFFVTLFGSIPAIRYLLNLKPTEVLHGK, from the coding sequence ATGTTCTGGAGAATGATTTGGCGGACGCTCGTCCGCCAGAAGAGCAAGATGCTGATGATCGCTTTCACCGTTATCCTCGGCGTGTCGCTGTCCACGGCCATGATGAACGTCATGCTGGGCGTCGGCGACAAGGTCAACCGCGAGCTGAAAGTCTACGGCGCCAACATCACCGTGCGCCACAAGGAAGCGGCGCTGATGAACGATCTCTACGGCCTCAGCGAGGGGCTGGGCGTCACCGACAAGTTCCTGTACGAAGAGGACGTGCTCAAGCTCAAGACGATCTTCTGGGGCTTCAACATCATCGACTTCGCGCCGATGCTCGACGGCCGCGCGCAGGTCAACGGCGGCGAGGAAGTTCCGCTGCTGGGGACCTGGATGCAGAAGCATGCCGTGCTGAACACCGGCGAGGAGATCGACACCGGCCTGCGCCCGCTGCGCAACTGGTGGCAGATCGACATGAAGGGCGATTGGCTCGGCGAGGACGACGACGATTTCGTCATGGTCGGCGGGCCTCTGGCCGAACGGCTTCAAATCGGCGTCGGCAGCGAACTGACGCTGACGCATAACGGCGCGGCGAAGAAAGTGACCGTCAAGGGCATCTTCGACGACGGCGGCGCGGCCGACGGCCAGATCGTCGGCACGCTGAAAATGGTGCAGGAGCTCATGGACCTGCCCGGCAAAGTCTCGCGCCTCGAAGTTTCGGCGCTGACCACTCCCGACAACGATCTGGCGCGCAAGGCCGCCCAGGATCCGCGCAGCCTCTCGCCCGACGAGTACGAGACGTGGTACTGCACGGCTTACGTCAGCGCCATCTGCCATCAGATCCAGGAGGTGGTGCGCGACGGCGTGGCCAAGCCCGTCCGCCAGGTGGCGGAGTCTGAGGGGACGATCCTCAACAAGACGACGCTGCTGATGATCCTGATCACGATCCTCAGCTCCATCGGCTCGGCGCTGGCGATCTCCAACCTGATCACGGCCAGCGTGATCGAGCGCAGCCAGGAACTGGGGCTGCTCAAGGCTCTGGGGGCCCACAACTATCAGATCGTGCTGCTGGTGCTGGTTGAGGTGATGGTGACCAGCCTGTTCGGCGGCGCGCTGGGATATTTTCTCGGCATCGGCTTCGCGCAGATCGTCGGCCGGACGGTCTTCGGCTCCTCCATCGAGATCGCTCAGATGGTGGTCGTGATCGTGGCCGTGATCCTGTTCTTCGTGACGCTGTTCGGTTCGATCCCCGCGATCCGCTACCTGCTGAACCTGAAACCGACGGAGGTCCTCCATGGCAAATAA
- a CDS encoding Fe-S-containing protein: MPRFGCLLRSGVSPILKYLVAVTDHLASLSFLTGLILSFVMRSREKIDRLIAWGGMAAGILLGFVVFGVRMYDPKGMNLPLTRFNRWVVVAIAAAAAAALLWALFSLLLRRVGGVWRTLGVVLLTALTGIAFMYLAPSVIQFTQEFVYFGESGLSTKALLRAIGFALGLVLCLLLALSSFKVHRALGERGSMVFLGASVLFFFVEYGFNAVASLQRLKMIPLSDLVFEIMVLGDEYENYFLFAQLLLGLVMLLWVIATHRRPEGEFANRALLRKEKARLRNCRRWSWSLFSWSLAAVLTVTVLHYYDTKPPAEVQPEAYDISDGIIAIDLEKVSDGHLHKFSYVTPNGYDVRFLVVKKPVGTAYGVGLDACEICGIAGYFERGDDVVCRRCDVVMNKNTIGFKGGCNPIPFPYEVIEGRIYVDVRELERHERRFR; this comes from the coding sequence GTGCCCCGCTTTGGTTGTTTATTGAGATCGGGGGTCAGTCCCATTTTAAAATATCTTGTTGCGGTCACGGATCATCTTGCCTCTCTATCGTTTTTGACCGGCCTGATCCTCAGCTTCGTGATGCGGAGCAGAGAGAAAATCGACCGTCTGATCGCCTGGGGCGGAATGGCGGCGGGGATCCTTCTCGGCTTTGTGGTCTTTGGAGTGCGCATGTACGATCCCAAGGGCATGAATCTGCCCCTGACGCGGTTCAACCGCTGGGTCGTCGTCGCCATTGCCGCGGCGGCGGCCGCCGCTCTCCTGTGGGCGTTGTTCTCGTTGCTGCTGCGTCGCGTCGGGGGCGTCTGGCGGACGCTGGGCGTCGTTCTGCTGACAGCGCTGACGGGTATCGCTTTCATGTATCTGGCGCCGTCCGTGATCCAGTTCACTCAGGAGTTCGTCTATTTCGGCGAGAGCGGCCTCAGCACCAAGGCGCTGCTGCGCGCGATCGGCTTTGCCCTCGGTCTCGTGCTGTGCCTGCTGCTGGCCCTAAGTTCGTTCAAGGTCCACCGCGCTTTGGGCGAGCGCGGCAGCATGGTATTCCTCGGCGCGTCCGTGCTCTTTTTCTTCGTCGAGTACGGTTTCAACGCCGTCGCTTCGCTGCAGAGACTGAAGATGATCCCGCTCAGCGACCTCGTGTTCGAGATCATGGTCCTGGGCGACGAATACGAAAATTATTTCCTCTTCGCGCAGCTGTTGCTGGGGCTGGTCATGCTGCTGTGGGTGATCGCCACGCACCGGCGCCCCGAAGGGGAGTTCGCCAACCGCGCTCTGCTGCGCAAGGAGAAGGCCCGTCTGCGCAACTGCCGTCGCTGGTCGTGGAGTCTGTTCAGCTGGTCGCTGGCGGCCGTTCTGACGGTGACGGTGCTCCATTATTACGACACCAAGCCTCCGGCGGAAGTGCAGCCGGAAGCGTATGACATCAGCGACGGCATCATTGCCATCGACCTGGAAAAGGTGTCCGACGGGCATCTGCACAAATTTTCCTACGTTACGCCGAACGGCTACGACGTGCGCTTTCTCGTCGTGAAAAAGCCCGTCGGCACGGCTTACGGCGTCGGTCTGGACGCCTGCGAGATCTGCGGTATCGCCGGATATTTCGAGCGCGGCGACGACGTGGTCTGCCGCCGCTGCGACGTGGTCATGAACAAGAACACGATCGGCTTCAAGGGCGGCTGCAATCCGATCCCCTTTCCATATGAAGTGATCGAAGGCCGGATCTACGTCGATGTCAGGGAACTCGAGCGCCACGAACGGCGCTTCAGGTAG
- a CDS encoding iron transporter translates to MKKSFVAMLAGLAVMALAASAMAAPAVEKPGESGFAEISIGEEKQVGPYNVAAVYFQAVDMYPAGKNPSKEESDMHLEADIHLQPEYAVQYGFGAGDNIWPAYLTVKYEILDKNNKIVMYGSFMPMNADDGPHYGANIKKGLKVGTYTLRFTIEPPTDYLLHIDPETGVPAKENAKDYFKTYTCDFKWKYTAEQLQNQ, encoded by the coding sequence ATGAAAAAGTCTTTCGTCGCAATGCTGGCCGGTCTTGCCGTGATGGCTCTGGCGGCGTCCGCCATGGCCGCCCCCGCGGTGGAGAAACCCGGTGAGAGCGGCTTTGCCGAGATCTCCATCGGCGAAGAAAAGCAGGTCGGCCCCTACAACGTTGCCGCCGTGTACTTCCAGGCCGTCGATATGTATCCCGCCGGCAAGAATCCTTCCAAGGAAGAGTCCGACATGCACCTCGAGGCCGACATCCACCTGCAGCCCGAATACGCCGTGCAGTACGGCTTCGGCGCCGGCGACAACATCTGGCCCGCGTACCTGACCGTCAAGTACGAGATCCTCGACAAGAACAACAAGATCGTCATGTACGGTTCTTTCATGCCCATGAACGCCGATGACGGCCCCCACTACGGCGCCAACATCAAGAAGGGCCTGAAGGTCGGCACCTACACGCTGCGCTTCACCATCGAGCCGCCCACGGATTATCTCCTTCACATCGATCCCGAGACCGGCGTACCCGCCAAGGAGAACGCCAAGGATTACTTCAAGACCTACACCTGCGATTTCAAGTGGAAGTACACCGCTGAACAGCTTCAGAATCAGTAA
- a CDS encoding FTR1 family iron permease: MQTKNKVWRGWSLGLLAVAVLFLLLFSLAQDASAAKKKKYDTWKAVAADMAIEFSRARENVEKGEYKAAHKNMNDAYFGYYEIQGFEKNVMVAISSARVNHIEGKFSAIKHVLLGNNDSMDKATLVNEIEDLKVKVYKDAMVLDGDISDTDPDSLGEAVYGSAGKPAPYGAEAVAADKQAAPETPAVAPADQGAQPARSAAPKRAPVSRDWLTFLTAFGLLVREGLEAILVIVAIVAYLIKTGNKPMIRSVYLGCFAAILASAALAWFLEYMMGDASGVARELLEGWTMFLAVAVLFYVSNWMLSKADTERWENYIGGKVRQSIDSKSRWTLIFAAFIAVMREGAELILFYKAAFTGGMNSVPHIVYGILAGTAVLVVVWVAFRYFSVKLPLKPFFLFTSVLLFLMCISFMGKGVVELTEADVITGRTVIPAMKGFSIEILSIYDRAETLIPQVMLLIASLWVTLPHLFSKKKNGEAK, from the coding sequence ATGCAGACAAAGAACAAGGTGTGGCGCGGGTGGTCCTTGGGGCTGCTCGCAGTCGCTGTTCTCTTCCTTCTTCTCTTCTCTTTGGCGCAGGACGCTTCCGCGGCCAAGAAGAAGAAATACGACACGTGGAAAGCGGTGGCGGCGGACATGGCGATCGAGTTCTCGCGCGCCCGCGAGAACGTCGAGAAGGGCGAGTACAAGGCCGCTCACAAGAACATGAACGACGCCTATTTCGGCTATTACGAGATCCAGGGCTTCGAGAAGAACGTCATGGTCGCCATCTCCTCGGCCCGCGTCAACCACATCGAGGGCAAGTTCTCGGCCATCAAGCACGTGCTGCTCGGCAACAACGATTCGATGGACAAAGCGACGCTCGTCAACGAGATCGAAGACCTGAAAGTGAAGGTCTACAAGGACGCCATGGTCCTGGACGGTGACATCAGCGACACCGATCCGGACAGTCTCGGCGAAGCCGTCTACGGCTCGGCGGGCAAACCGGCGCCGTACGGCGCTGAGGCCGTCGCAGCGGACAAACAGGCGGCGCCGGAAACGCCTGCGGTCGCTCCCGCCGACCAAGGCGCGCAGCCGGCCCGGAGCGCCGCTCCCAAGAGGGCGCCGGTCAGCCGCGACTGGCTGACGTTCCTGACGGCGTTCGGGCTTTTGGTCCGCGAAGGGCTCGAGGCGATCCTGGTCATCGTCGCCATCGTCGCCTATCTGATCAAGACGGGCAACAAGCCGATGATCAGGAGCGTGTACCTCGGCTGCTTCGCCGCCATTCTCGCCAGCGCGGCGCTGGCCTGGTTCCTAGAGTACATGATGGGCGACGCCAGCGGCGTGGCGCGCGAGCTGCTCGAAGGCTGGACGATGTTCCTGGCGGTGGCCGTGTTGTTCTACGTCAGCAACTGGATGCTGTCCAAAGCCGACACGGAGCGCTGGGAGAATTACATCGGCGGCAAGGTGCGGCAGTCGATCGACAGCAAGAGCCGGTGGACGCTGATCTTTGCGGCGTTTATCGCCGTGATGCGCGAGGGCGCCGAGCTGATCCTGTTCTACAAGGCGGCCTTCACGGGCGGCATGAACAGCGTCCCGCATATCGTCTACGGCATCCTCGCCGGCACGGCGGTGCTGGTCGTCGTCTGGGTGGCGTTCCGTTACTTCAGCGTCAAGCTGCCGCTCAAGCCGTTCTTCCTGTTCACGAGCGTCCTGCTGTTTTTGATGTGCATCTCCTTCATGGGCAAGGGCGTGGTGGAACTGACGGAGGCCGACGTGATCACGGGACGCACGGTGATCCCCGCGATGAAGGGGTTCTCGATCGAGATCCTCAGCATTTACGACCGCGCCGAGACCCTGATCCCGCAGGTCATGCTGCTGATCGCCTCGCTGTGGGTAACGCTGCCCCACCTGTTCAGCAAAAAGAAGAACGGGGAAGCGAAGTAG
- a CDS encoding CaiB/BaiF CoA transferase family protein — protein sequence MSDRTFIIPEFGPLAGMRIIDSGSLIAMPFAATVLADFGAEVIHIERPGVGDTLRLMAPFATVNGKKVSTAWAQDARNKLSMTLELNLKHEEVKEIFYGLLREADVFMENMVWLEKLGIYDEELLKVNPRLVIVHVSGLGHKEFGGVPSVCNRASYDMIGQAFSGWLYLQGDPDRDPAVSKPYTNDFVSAYAVLFGMLAAYVNVQKTGKGQVVDVAQFEAMAQYMCGTYATYTMAGKITERSGNASPAFQPYNIFKSKDGFLVALGAFGPGVYKRFIQGAGFDLDYFNYNDCSSGIEAVASPKGRELNRKVIEWCASLTAAEIERKMEEARVPCAMLNTAKSAFENEHFKSRNDWITYEDQTVETEITAFGIAPKMSETPGKVWRGAPKLGQDTENILKTILGYDDAKISSLREKGLI from the coding sequence ATGAGCGATCGTACGTTTATCATCCCGGAATTCGGCCCCCTTGCGGGGATGAGGATCATCGACAGCGGCTCTCTCATCGCGATGCCCTTTGCCGCCACGGTATTGGCCGATTTCGGGGCCGAAGTCATCCACATCGAACGCCCCGGCGTCGGCGACACGCTGCGTTTGATGGCCCCGTTCGCTACCGTCAACGGCAAGAAAGTTTCCACGGCCTGGGCGCAGGACGCGAGAAACAAACTGTCCATGACGCTCGAGCTCAACCTCAAGCACGAAGAAGTCAAGGAAATCTTCTACGGGCTTCTCAGGGAAGCCGACGTCTTCATGGAGAACATGGTCTGGCTGGAGAAACTCGGCATCTACGACGAAGAACTGCTGAAGGTCAATCCGAGACTCGTCATCGTTCACGTCAGCGGACTCGGGCACAAGGAATTCGGCGGCGTCCCGTCGGTCTGCAACAGGGCTTCGTACGACATGATCGGGCAGGCGTTTTCCGGCTGGCTGTACCTGCAGGGCGACCCCGACCGCGATCCGGCCGTGTCCAAGCCCTATACGAACGACTTCGTTTCGGCCTATGCCGTTCTCTTCGGCATGCTGGCCGCGTATGTCAACGTTCAGAAAACGGGCAAGGGGCAGGTCGTCGACGTGGCGCAGTTCGAGGCGATGGCGCAGTACATGTGCGGCACCTATGCTACGTACACCATGGCTGGGAAAATCACCGAAAGAAGCGGCAACGCGTCGCCGGCGTTCCAGCCTTACAACATCTTCAAGTCGAAGGACGGTTTCCTTGTGGCGCTCGGCGCATTCGGCCCGGGCGTGTACAAGAGATTCATTCAGGGGGCCGGATTCGATCTTGACTACTTCAACTACAACGACTGTTCGTCCGGCATAGAAGCCGTTGCCTCGCCCAAGGGACGCGAGCTGAACCGGAAGGTCATCGAATGGTGCGCCTCCCTGACGGCCGCGGAGATCGAGCGGAAGATGGAGGAGGCGCGGGTTCCCTGCGCCATGCTGAACACGGCCAAATCCGCCTTCGAGAACGAACATTTCAAAAGCCGAAACGACTGGATCACGTACGAGGATCAGACCGTCGAAACCGAAATCACCGCCTTCGGCATCGCCCCGAAGATGTCCGAGACGCCGGGCAAAGTCTGGCGCGGGGCGCCGAAACTCGGGCAGGATACCGAAAACATCCTCAAGACCATCCTCGGATACGACGACGCCAAGATTTCGTCGCTGCGAGAGAAGGGGCTTATCTGA
- a CDS encoding electron transfer flavoprotein subunit alpha/FixB family protein: MAQEDCKGIWVFAEQQNGELNDTVFEILAQALDLKKHTGEEVTAVLLGKGVTALAPVLFEYGADAAIVAENDALAQYSARPYEKALTQLAQKYRPSILLYGATSLGRDLAPRVMVSLRTGLTADAIDLGFDEDGVFYQTTPAYGGNILARIAILEKRPQMVTVRPKMFDPVEPRPGAAGRMIAETVDVAADGDYEVLETMARQDSGESIEDADILVSVGRGIKSEADLERLNELAALLGGRLAASRPLVDNGWLPHDRQIGQSGTTVKPKCIFNVAISGSVQYQVGMQKAGCIISVNHTKGAPIFDISHYGAVTDYRTLVPALIEEIKRRKA; the protein is encoded by the coding sequence ATGGCACAGGAAGACTGCAAGGGAATATGGGTGTTTGCCGAGCAGCAGAACGGAGAATTGAACGACACGGTTTTCGAAATTCTGGCACAGGCCCTCGATCTGAAAAAACACACCGGAGAAGAAGTCACGGCGGTGCTTCTGGGCAAGGGCGTGACCGCGTTGGCCCCGGTCCTTTTCGAGTACGGAGCCGACGCCGCGATCGTCGCCGAGAACGACGCCCTGGCGCAGTACAGCGCTCGTCCTTACGAAAAAGCCCTGACGCAGCTGGCTCAAAAGTATCGGCCTTCCATCCTGCTCTACGGGGCCACCTCGCTGGGGAGAGATTTGGCTCCGCGCGTGATGGTCTCTTTGCGCACGGGGCTGACCGCCGACGCGATAGACCTGGGCTTCGACGAGGACGGAGTGTTTTATCAGACGACGCCGGCATACGGCGGCAACATCCTTGCCCGCATTGCGATCCTCGAAAAGAGGCCGCAGATGGTCACCGTCCGTCCGAAGATGTTCGATCCCGTCGAGCCGCGCCCCGGCGCCGCGGGCAGGATGATTGCCGAAACGGTGGACGTCGCGGCGGACGGCGATTACGAAGTTCTTGAAACGATGGCGCGGCAGGATTCCGGCGAATCCATAGAAGATGCGGACATTCTGGTTTCGGTCGGGCGAGGGATCAAGAGCGAAGCAGACCTGGAGCGTTTGAACGAGCTCGCCGCCCTTCTGGGTGGGCGTCTTGCGGCGTCTCGTCCGCTGGTCGACAACGGATGGCTCCCGCATGACCGGCAGATCGGCCAGAGCGGCACGACCGTGAAGCCCAAGTGTATCTTCAACGTCGCGATTTCAGGTTCGGTCCAGTACCAGGTCGGCATGCAGAAAGCCGGCTGCATCATCAGCGTCAACCATACCAAGGGCGCTCCGATTTTCGACATCTCCCACTACGGCGCGGTGACCGACTACAGGACGCTGGTACCGGCCCTGATCGAGGAGATCAAAAGGAGGAAAGCCTGA
- a CDS encoding electron transfer flavoprotein subunit beta/FixA family protein, which yields MKILVFVKQVPDTDDVALDPKTGRLVREGVESKLNPVDANAVEAAVQLKEKHGGTIGVISMGLPQAEDVLKKALALGCDESYLLSDRPLGGADTLATAYTLSLAARRIGGYDLLLFGRNAIDGDTAQTGPATAAFLGIPQITLASSIDVEDGWVVCERRLEDCTQKVRARMPALVTVTAEMNKPRYPRPVDIVKALKKPRHTWTAQDLWADPSRIGMNGSPTSTRGLMEPPKRKADTKYFQGQPREIATQIADLLHNERLI from the coding sequence ATGAAAATCCTCGTTTTTGTCAAGCAGGTTCCGGATACTGACGACGTCGCGCTCGACCCGAAAACGGGACGGCTCGTGCGGGAAGGCGTGGAGAGCAAACTCAACCCGGTCGATGCGAACGCCGTTGAAGCGGCTGTACAGCTCAAAGAAAAGCACGGCGGCACGATCGGCGTTATCAGCATGGGGCTGCCCCAGGCGGAAGACGTTCTGAAAAAAGCGCTGGCGCTTGGCTGCGACGAGTCGTATCTGTTATCGGACCGTCCGCTGGGCGGCGCGGACACGCTGGCAACGGCGTATACTCTGTCCCTGGCGGCACGCCGGATCGGCGGCTATGACCTGCTCCTGTTCGGGCGCAACGCTATCGACGGCGATACCGCGCAGACGGGGCCCGCCACGGCGGCCTTCCTCGGCATCCCGCAGATCACGCTGGCCTCTTCCATAGACGTCGAGGACGGCTGGGTCGTCTGCGAGCGACGTCTGGAGGACTGCACGCAAAAAGTCAGAGCCAGAATGCCCGCTCTCGTGACCGTCACGGCGGAGATGAACAAACCGCGTTATCCCAGGCCCGTCGATATCGTGAAGGCGCTGAAGAAGCCGCGGCACACGTGGACCGCTCAAGACCTGTGGGCGGATCCCTCCCGGATCGGGATGAACGGCTCGCCGACGTCGACGCGCGGACTGATGGAGCCGCCGAAACGCAAGGCCGACACGAAGTATTTTCAGGGGCAGCCGCGGGAAATCGCGACGCAGATCGCCGATCTGCTGCACAACGAGCGCCTGATTTAA
- a CDS encoding acyl-CoA dehydrogenase family protein → MIQFSEAQVMIRDMVREFTKNEVAPRDQWMDENGFDHDLHKKLTEAGLMAIHMPEEYGGGGGDAITSEIVINEIARGSASVALFLDAHWLAADMILLHGSEAQKKKYVPQCAEGKVFAFGLTESNAGSDAAAIKSVAEKQPDGGYILNGSKAWITNSGVADYYLIMAKTDPAAGNHGISVFVVPKDAEGLTVGKFEKKMGMRGTATCELSFDNVRLPADSLVGDEGKGFMIAMQALDGARISIGAIASGLMQHAMDKAAAYARERTTFGKPIARHQAVGFKFADMAAKIRATDLMVWDTCELKRQGKRFSVEAAELKLLASRWACEVCDDCIQIFGGNGYSAEFDVERFYRDAKLLEIGEGTSEILRLVISSSVLGR, encoded by the coding sequence ATGATTCAGTTCAGCGAGGCTCAGGTGATGATTCGCGACATGGTCCGCGAGTTCACGAAGAACGAAGTCGCTCCGCGCGATCAATGGATGGACGAGAACGGATTCGATCACGATCTGCATAAAAAGCTGACGGAAGCCGGTCTGATGGCCATTCATATGCCGGAAGAGTACGGCGGAGGCGGCGGCGACGCGATCACCAGCGAGATCGTGATCAACGAAATCGCCAGGGGCAGCGCTTCCGTGGCGCTGTTCCTCGACGCTCATTGGCTGGCGGCCGACATGATCCTCCTTCACGGCAGCGAGGCGCAGAAGAAAAAATATGTTCCGCAGTGCGCCGAAGGCAAGGTTTTCGCTTTCGGTCTGACGGAATCCAACGCGGGCTCCGATGCGGCGGCGATCAAATCGGTGGCGGAGAAGCAGCCTGACGGCGGCTATATCCTCAACGGAAGCAAGGCGTGGATCACGAACTCCGGCGTCGCGGATTACTACCTGATCATGGCGAAAACGGATCCCGCGGCCGGCAACCACGGCATTTCCGTGTTCGTCGTTCCCAAAGACGCCGAAGGGCTGACCGTCGGCAAATTCGAGAAGAAGATGGGCATGAGGGGCACCGCCACCTGCGAACTTTCTTTCGACAACGTCAGGCTTCCCGCCGATTCTTTGGTCGGCGACGAAGGCAAGGGATTCATGATCGCCATGCAGGCTCTGGACGGGGCGCGCATCTCCATCGGCGCCATCGCTTCGGGGCTGATGCAGCACGCCATGGATAAGGCCGCCGCGTATGCCAGGGAACGCACGACGTTCGGCAAGCCCATCGCCAGGCACCAGGCGGTCGGATTCAAGTTCGCCGATATGGCGGCCAAAATCCGCGCCACCGACCTGATGGTCTGGGATACCTGCGAGCTCAAGCGGCAGGGGAAGCGATTTTCCGTCGAAGCGGCGGAGCTGAAGCTCCTGGCCTCCCGATGGGCATGCGAAGTGTGCGACGACTGCATTCAGATCTTCGGCGGCAACGGCTACAGCGCGGAATTCGACGTCGAGAGATTCTATCGCGACGCCAAGCTTTTGGAAATCGGCGAAGGCACGAGCGAGATCCTGCGTCTGGTCATCAGCAGCTCCGTCCTCGGCCGATAG